From the genome of Ptychodera flava strain L36383 chromosome 13, AS_Pfla_20210202, whole genome shotgun sequence:
ATTTGTATTGCTGCATGCCATCTCTTTGTACAAAAACACTAAAACAGAGAGTGATGATCTGGATGATAAAATACCCTTCAGATGTTTGCCGAACTATTGGAAATACAGCCGGGCATATTGCAATTTATCAATTGAATAGAGTACAAAATGCAGTCTTTTCAAAATGTGCatgatcacaaaaataatgtgtTCAATTAAATTTGTACAATTGCGTTAACAGTTGATGTGAAAACCAACAAGTAAGGATCAAAGCCTCCAATATTTTCTTCATGTAGAGTTGTGGTTGCATTTCTTTATATGGGAAAAATGTTTCCAACAAGTTGATCTTATACTTATACCCAAGTGCTACACATGCTCTAGCAGTGGCTGTAATTTTAACCTTTGTTTGCAGCCTTTGCAGCAAATATGGTGCAAGCATAAAGTTTAGTCAGAATGTTGTTGATGTTCTTAGCCATGAACTCATGGCAAATTGCAAAGCTTTCTGCTGAAAACTTGTGGAAAATTAATGTTATGTCTGCAAATTGCAGTAAGAAATGATTATTGTGAACATGTGACAAATTAATAATCTGTCATTGAATGTAGTTTTTCCATCTATCAGAGAATTTGGACTTTTGATTAATTTGCTGAATTCAATAGTTTTTTCACATGTGCATGACTACTATAAAGTTGAAATCTGGCAAATAAATGGACATTTCACTAAATTCATAGTAAATATCTCATAATTATGTTAGATGCATGTGTATTGATTTTTATACTGACATTGGGGAGATACACTTATGATATAAATAACATTTCATGTCAGTGTCAGCAGCAAAATACAGTTACTATTCCGCAAGCCATACCCACATTTCTTGCTCACAATACTGATCCCATCATAACTGAATAACCCATTCTCTAAACTCAATGGGTTTTTGTCACATGATCACAAgtatagctaatttgcatatgttaatGATCAGATCACTTGATATGATAACCAAGTAGCATAGTTCATGTATCAATAAATGGAAAAGTGATGGACTTTCCAGTGTCACTGAAAAATTTGGACATCTTCAACCAGTTAGGCCTTACGCAAAAATGAAGATGCAACGGGTATGTGAGAGGTTAGGAGCAATATGCCGTTTATCAGGTTTGTCTCTGAGTATTACATTGTTCTTGCACCTGGTGTATACCTATTTGCCCAGAGGAATAGATACAAGATGGGCCAAGATGACTTAGCAAGACTACTGCAAGTATTAGAGGTTAATCTGTTGATCATCAGGTTATCTGTATGATATGAATCAAAGTTCCAACAAAAATTTGATATCAATTCAAATAGTAATTGGCCTCTAGATCCTGGGCCATGTCCAGATCAAAGCTAAATGTGGAAAGATGTTTTACAAGTATTTGCAAAATTAGTTCATCAGCACAACACCTAATTCCTCCCCATACAAGATGCAAATGTGCAAACAAGGCAACAAGTCAACTTTATGCCAAAGAGGCCCTCAACCAAACAAGaaaaaatttgcaatatttagGGCGAAATCTACTTTCTTTACTATATGCTCAACTACAGTCCTATAAAGACTGGTGCTCAGGTTTTCTATCCTCTGAAAATGTCTGATCCAATACTTCGTTGACCAACGCCGTTGCTTACAGTAGGTACATCATTTCAGCAACCCATTATACTCAGCGAGTTTGCATAATTATCAATAGTGTGACCTCTATATATCTTTGACATTCCaaccagtgaatttcaaattaTATAAATACGTGTATATGATATATTGGTACAGGGTGGACTAAATGAATTTCAATATGTTTCTGTCATGAGGTTACACTGTTGATCAATAAAAGGCTGAGGTTCTTTGGCTATAAATTATCCTGAAAGCTACCACATATTCTACCATTTTGACAgccactcccccccccccccccccccaccaccaaAAAAATGTTACTTCATAGTCATGGCACACATAAAAGAGAAGACGACACAgcttgtttgttgtgttttgaatttttttcactttttgatGCTTTTAATCATGCTATAGAATCACTGTGTACAATGCTACAGAACACACTTACACTGGAGTAAACAAATAACATGCTCTAGAAGAGTAATTATTACACTACTCACTGTCAATGCAGAAATCGTGATATTTCAGTGAACTTTTCATATTATGTCTGAAATACCAGTATTCAACATGTTTGATCAATACAAATGTCAAGAAAGTATTCACTGATTCACTGCATATCCCTCATTTAAATATCACGTCCCTAAATTGGGAATGTCATGTGTTTGATAGGCTCAGACAGCTTCCGCTGCTAAACCTATCAAGCATCCATATGGTatggttttaaaaaagaaaactcTGCTTGAACCAATCGAGATTTACCATGGTTCCTCATGAAGTAACTGATTGAGCCAAGCAGAGATGGAAAGTCACTGACTTAATAAAATACATACAAGACAATGACGAAGTCTTCGTCGGTACTGACAACGTAAAGACCAGAGCCCGGCTGTGCTGAAATACCTCCACAATATTTCAGTACACTTAAATTGCTCTagccatatttttttttactttttaaatttttccatttttttttgtattttttgaattttttacccTTGAGGTGGTTGCTTCCTCATGtttttttgcttgtttttttttaacattttttttcttaagTTTTTGCTTATCATACTTATGAACTTGTTGTGCCCTTATATAGGAGTTTAGGTTTCTTTGGTTGCTGACTGACTTGGTCGGTTGTTTCCATTAATCAATCCTTGAGTTTGCACAGTTCCTTCGATGAACTGtttgtttcttctttttttttatctGCCGTTCTAAAAATAAATACTTACAAAATCAGAGTTACTTGCAAGAAGAGGTCATGAGCCAAAAAAAGCCAGATTGTGAACTGAAGCTCAGCTTTGAAACTGAAAACTTCCACTTCCGTAAAGACCTATCCTGAGATGTGTTATTAAagtcaaagaaaaagaaactggcaataaaaagttacaaaatattatgcatcatttttgtttcacaCATAATATATAGCTAATTTCACAATTGTAGCTATTGACCAAGAAAAGGCTCCaggtttttcatgtttttaccGAAAGAGAATGTACttaaaaatgtcatacattCATTTAACGTTTTCCTTAACATTATGACACAAATaggctgtaattttttttccagtaaaTTGACCTAAAATGTTTTTACAGTGCTCAAATCTTATTAAATATACACGATTTCTCTCTTGTGATAATGGTCCATACAAGTGGATTACGGAATGTTCAAGTTATTCAATGTTCGCTCAGTCAAAGTACATAGTCCAGTTTCTCAGGGCATCAAAGCTGCCATTGCACAACATACAGCTGGTAATCACCGGTTTTGTCAAGTCCACTCAAGTCTTGGGATTAGTCTTGATTCTTTCGTTTTGCACGGCCGGTTCACACCACTCTTCGGTACGACTCGACTATATGATATATAATGATGCTACAAACTACAAAATGTTAGTGTTACTTGTTAGGTGGTTTCATAACATCACAACCATATGCTAGTGAGCTGCACGCTGTATGGATCTTACATGTAGAATTCCGGAGAGTTGGGGTTGCTCTCATCGCTGACAAATTCGGGAACTCTGTCTTGTTTGAGTGACATGTACTTCTTTTTATACATGTCGCGTTCTTTTTTCACTGTGGCAATTTCGGCTCGGAGCCTTTTCACTTCGACATCCAACATCTTTTTCTCCGTCTCGAGGCAATGTCGCTGATGTACCCGTTTCGTACGGCAGCTCTGTGCGTAGCCACGGTTTTTCAGTGTTCTGCGTTTCTGCTTCAGTGTAATGACCTCTTCTTTGCTGTAACCGCGGAGTTGTCGGTTGAGATCCCGCACACTCAAATTCACCAAGTCATCGTCGGagaactttgacaaaatgtcgccATCGTCAGCTTGGTTTCGACCGCCGGCTTCCGGACTGCTCGCTTGCAGTTCGTGGTCGTCGGATGCGGTGATCAGAGCCTCAACAGCGTCTTCTGGGGtgagtttgagcaggtctggaTTCAGTGTTTGGTTACTTGTCAACCAAAACAACTCGTCAAGAGGAAACTTCTCATCAGCTGGGCTCGGACTTGGAGCAATGGATGGAGACGGTGGAACGCTGCTGTACGGGGTGACCGACTCAGATGGGGTCACAGGCAGGTCCAGGGTCACATCATCCCGATCAGTATGGCCGCAACACGCAGTCGCAGCATCCAGATCTACCTCGTCGTAGCTCTCTTTTTTAATTCCAAGCTGCAGCAAGTCGAAGTCCTCGATATATTCCATGGCAACGTAATCCGTTTTATCGGTTATAGCATCCATGGGagtcaaaaattaatatttcacagGGAAAATGGTTGTCGCTCGCCTCCAAGATGGTTTCAGTCTGTTGCGCAATCGTAAATGTTACAAGCCGGTATTGGTAGTGCAGTATCCAAGTTTAGGTCGGAGCAGTTCAAGAAGTTCTCTGACAAGAGGTAACAGCGTCGATAACTTCCAACCAAATGACTTCGAGATGGTCCGGAAACCTTTATCTACTGCTAGGCGTAAACACAGATACAACAAGCTGATGGTATAAGGGTGAAAATGTGTCGGTTCAAGGGCAAAACCAGACACACTTGTGGAGGCTTCGAGCATTGAGGCAACAACAGCAAGATGGCGGCCTGACAGCAGTCTTTATACCCACCGTGACGTAAAATCTAAATATGGTCCATGATGTCATCGTTAACCAATCATAAGATCCATATGATGTTATTTTTAAGCTCTGTCTCACTTATTAATTTTGGGCAACCAATCATCGAACACTAAATTAACATACGGGAGTTGCAAGTTTAGACATGATCCAGTTTACTACGGTGCACACCCACTTGTCCTACTTGTGAAGTCATTACACACGTGCTTGACCCAAACACTTTCGGTTCGGCCAGGTTTCCTGAGGATGTCGCTATCGGCTACACACCACAGATAAACTTTCCAGCGACAAGGTTACTATATAAACAGCAAGCACATCATGTGCCTAAATCGAAACAAAACAGAGCTATTTAGCCTTATTGATTTTGCATCACTGCCAAAGTGCAATATGATTTTTATAAGCAAGGATTGAGGAACTTTTCCCACCTGTTTGTTTCAAGGAAATACGTTGTCAGTTTCCTTGGTTGTTACCAACTGACTGTCGAAATGAGTGAAAGTGTTTCTTCAAATTTGGAAATCTAAAATAGGTTTTAGGCATTTCACAAGTGATCGACGTACCGTTTACTTGTATCACAGGAGAACAAGTCAACAAATAAAGAACATGCCGATGTCAgtcagtaaataaataaataaaccacTTCAGAATAGGTAATTGGGGAGGGTTATTGTCCGCATCTGCCATTTATGCATAacatattgtatgtatgtatttgtgtatgtatgtatgtatgtatgtatgtatgtatgtatgtatgtatgtattgctatacatacatacatacatacatacatacatacatacatacatacatgtttacttttgtttatgtgtttgtgtAATAAGATTCATTCGtttatttgtacattttcttCCCCTGAGACTGAGAGTTGTCCGATGTAAGTAGCTGCTGGTATAAAGTAACGTGTTTGCATTCTAATTTGTTCTGCCTATCGTTTGTTGATGATATATTGATTGTATACTTTATGTTCTCTCGTTGAAGGAGCTGTATATCCTACGAGTACACTTGTCGTGCTTTGCCAAATGGACAGTGTACGCATCTCGTTGGATCTCGAGCGTAAATGGCGTGCTTTGACAGTCGAGTTGATCATCATAGCTTTATGTTTTGACAATTAACtttaaaaaatactgtgatCCTCCTATCCACTTACGTTTAGTTTTAAAAGTCTCTCAAATTCgtttgaaactcattttttttcttgtcaacACAGAGAATGTGACACACATTGCCGTGTTTTATGATTAATTGTCTAGATTTCAATTCATTTCGCACTGTGCAGCATTTCTTGGTCTAGTCATACACGGACAGTAATCTCCGCTCTGTCTATGGTCTACTTCGTCTGGTTAATTCATATCGATATacagcaacgattttgtttCGTACAAATTGGATTTGTATAAACTTTTCACACAGAATgctatttgacatttttatcaaatgATGTTTAGCCGCAGTTTTAAGTTAGTCAAATCTAAAAGAGATTGTCAGTATGTCAGCTGGAAACGAGTCAAAGGCTGTTGATACTAGTAACGCTATTCTTCTCGTAG
Proteins encoded in this window:
- the LOC139147222 gene encoding transcription factor MafA-like: MDAITDKTDYVAMEYIEDFDLLQLGIKKESYDEVDLDAATACCGHTDRDDVTLDLPVTPSESVTPYSSVPPSPSIAPSPSPADEKFPLDELFWLTSNQTLNPDLLKLTPEDAVEALITASDDHELQASSPEAGGRNQADDGDILSKFSDDDLVNLSVRDLNRQLRGYSKEEVITLKQKRRTLKNRGYAQSCRTKRVHQRHCLETEKKMLDVEVKRLRAEIATVKKERDMYKKKYMSLKQDRVPEFVSDESNPNSPEFYM